In the Paenibacillus pabuli genome, one interval contains:
- a CDS encoding YjcZ family sporulation protein, protein MSEVGGVGYGGWTSTGAILVLFILLVIITKSFWV, encoded by the coding sequence ATGAGCGAAGTCGGAGGCGTAGGATACGGCGGCTGGACATCGACTGGAGCCATCTTGGTTCTGTTCATTCTCCTCGTTATCATCACAAAATCTTTCTGGGTATAA
- a CDS encoding phosphatase PAP2 family protein has translation MQSLKSKSYWLSLSLMLSLAVMGLLYDVLNSPERGFAVLSSPIDRLIPFVPGMSLPYLGWYPFVFGVLAYLCAKDRFTYYRVLLSMNICVWICYLIYFNFQTSVPRPEITGTGLGASVLGWLYSQDRPFNCFPSIHALHSYLVMRAVLSVQSIRRYVKLLVAAGAALIVLSTLLIKQHVIYDALGAIILGECVFTIITGLSLHRRRRKGSKWTEGIN, from the coding sequence GTGCAATCGTTAAAAAGTAAATCCTATTGGCTGTCATTAAGCTTGATGCTTTCCCTGGCTGTCATGGGACTGTTATATGATGTTCTTAACAGCCCTGAGCGCGGATTCGCCGTGCTCAGTTCACCAATTGACCGGCTCATTCCTTTCGTACCCGGAATGTCCCTTCCGTACCTGGGCTGGTATCCGTTTGTATTTGGTGTACTCGCATACCTCTGTGCCAAAGACCGGTTTACCTATTATCGCGTACTATTGTCCATGAACATCTGTGTCTGGATCTGTTATCTGATTTATTTCAACTTTCAGACCAGTGTTCCTAGACCCGAAATCACAGGCACAGGCCTTGGCGCATCCGTTCTGGGATGGCTCTATAGTCAGGATCGTCCTTTTAACTGCTTCCCGAGCATTCATGCACTGCATTCCTATCTCGTTATGCGAGCGGTCCTCTCGGTACAGAGCATTCGCCGTTATGTCAAACTGCTCGTAGCCGCTGGAGCAGCACTGATTGTGCTGTCCACCCTGCTGATTAAACAGCATGTGATCTATGATGCTCTGGGTGCAATCATCCTGGGTGAGTGCGTCTTCACCATTATCACCGGACTGTCCTTACACCGGCGGCGCCGAAAAGGTTCGAAGTGGACAGAGGGGATCAACTGA
- a CDS encoding MFS transporter codes for MLGGPFLTGFLLYLGAGSRHIGFVLAITTFVNIAQIGAAFWMQRIRSRKRTLLLFVGVHRILWSATGLIPFLFPKEWWVGVYIGMYTVAFISNTIGGMIWTSLIGDIVPAKVRGRYFGIRNTILNALGSVCLFVGGIVLDRFPGGPGFLILFIPVWICAIANIVIYFFYPDVPFERSTETVFWRMLKKPFQDRSFLKAALFLAVWLWIQTLIVPLYSYVMLDLLNINYQMVSLITVVQTIVMMAGFYIWGNLNARFSNKTLLFWTLPIIALSCLSWGLMSFMPVLVALFLSHIFLGIGVGGFNQLAFNFTIGDTPKSERPMFVAVYSALTGVTSFLGPLIGGWLYEKMEEMPEAMTWISTYGFQVGIGVAMLLLAFTLGRRVLLKS; via the coding sequence TTGCTGGGGGGACCATTCTTAACGGGATTTCTGCTTTATCTTGGGGCCGGGTCAAGACACATCGGTTTTGTACTCGCCATAACCACGTTTGTGAATATTGCCCAGATTGGAGCAGCCTTCTGGATGCAGCGTATTCGCAGTCGGAAACGTACGCTGTTGTTATTCGTTGGGGTACATCGCATATTGTGGAGTGCGACGGGATTAATCCCCTTCCTCTTCCCCAAAGAGTGGTGGGTGGGCGTTTATATTGGAATGTACACAGTTGCATTTATATCCAATACCATCGGGGGCATGATCTGGACTTCCCTGATTGGGGACATCGTACCTGCCAAGGTTAGGGGGCGTTATTTCGGCATTCGGAATACGATCCTGAATGCACTTGGAAGCGTATGCTTGTTTGTAGGAGGCATCGTTTTGGACCGTTTTCCGGGCGGGCCGGGCTTCCTCATTCTGTTCATTCCGGTATGGATCTGTGCGATAGCAAATATCGTTATCTACTTCTTTTATCCGGATGTTCCCTTTGAACGTTCAACCGAGACGGTTTTCTGGCGAATGCTGAAGAAGCCTTTTCAAGATCGGTCTTTTCTGAAGGCGGCACTATTTCTGGCCGTTTGGTTATGGATTCAAACTCTGATTGTTCCGCTGTATTCTTATGTGATGCTTGATTTGCTTAACATTAATTATCAGATGGTTTCTCTCATTACGGTGGTTCAGACCATCGTCATGATGGCCGGATTCTATATTTGGGGTAATCTGAACGCACGATTCAGCAACAAAACCTTATTATTTTGGACACTGCCGATTATAGCACTCTCCTGTTTGTCCTGGGGTTTGATGTCGTTCATGCCCGTTTTGGTAGCGCTCTTTTTGTCTCATATCTTTCTTGGTATCGGTGTGGGAGGCTTTAACCAGCTTGCCTTCAACTTTACGATCGGAGATACGCCCAAAAGTGAAAGACCGATGTTTGTCGCCGTCTACTCAGCCTTAACGGGGGTAACATCGTTCCTCGGACCGCTGATTGGCGGTTGGTTGTATGAGAAAATGGAAGAAATGCCGGAAGCGATGACCTGGATTTCTACCTATGGGTTTCAGGTAGGGATTGGTGTTGCCATGCTGCTACTTGCCTTTACGCTGGGACGCCGAGTGCTTCTGAAATCATAA
- a CDS encoding sensor histidine kinase, giving the protein MQFSKMFVLNMGMLITIAYLASVFYKYIVIRASSRFKQWCSVLVLIFAGWISTVFGFQLTDEVIFDLRFVPLIIAVLTFRQSYSLIIIGAGIGLSRLTFGINEATLAALGNMAILGVVCAGLNIWMRRSDYRLIIKGVLVIVIVNVVNSINIALLGVFSPTYFFSHIMPYTLPTGIVLSLIFAFILRDFQNEQNRILLIQSTNRLLSVQKEELQKAKIVLEERAKQLMLASQYKSEFLANMSHELRTPLNSVINFAQMISESSDTMDQEDIARFASMIDQSGQELLTLINDILDLSKVEAGRLDIVYEDISVSQLAEDVMSHFQLVAEKKGIQLLMKKAPDAPETMWSDPQRVQQILRNLMSNAIKFTHKGAVQLTVSTEQSDESEGSGKWLVFSVKDTGIGIPEDKHHSIFEAFQQADGSISRKFGGTGLGLSISRDLARLLNGSIRLESVEGEGSTFRLYLPLNHEKMS; this is encoded by the coding sequence ATGCAATTTTCTAAGATGTTCGTATTAAATATGGGGATGCTTATAACCATAGCCTACTTGGCTAGTGTGTTCTATAAATACATTGTGATACGTGCTTCCTCCAGGTTTAAACAATGGTGCTCCGTGCTGGTTCTTATTTTTGCGGGTTGGATTAGTACGGTATTTGGCTTTCAACTAACAGATGAAGTGATTTTTGACCTCCGGTTTGTTCCATTAATCATTGCTGTTCTGACCTTCAGGCAGTCGTATAGTTTGATTATTATTGGTGCTGGGATAGGCTTGTCCCGATTGACCTTTGGTATTAATGAGGCTACGCTGGCGGCTCTGGGTAACATGGCCATTCTTGGTGTGGTATGTGCTGGGTTAAATATATGGATGAGACGCAGTGACTATAGACTTATTATCAAGGGTGTGCTGGTTATAGTGATTGTTAATGTCGTCAACAGCATCAATATTGCTCTGCTTGGCGTCTTTTCTCCAACATATTTTTTCTCCCATATCATGCCCTACACGCTTCCTACCGGTATTGTACTTAGCCTTATTTTTGCTTTTATCCTGCGGGACTTTCAGAATGAACAGAATCGGATTCTACTTATCCAAAGTACCAACCGCTTATTGTCTGTGCAGAAGGAAGAACTGCAGAAGGCCAAAATTGTACTCGAAGAACGAGCTAAGCAGCTGATGCTGGCTTCACAGTACAAATCCGAATTTCTTGCCAACATGTCGCATGAGCTGCGTACACCGCTCAACAGTGTGATTAACTTTGCACAGATGATCAGTGAGAGCAGCGATACGATGGATCAGGAGGATATCGCTCGGTTTGCATCGATGATTGACCAATCGGGCCAGGAACTGCTTACGTTGATTAATGACATTCTGGATTTGTCAAAAGTGGAGGCTGGGCGGCTTGATATCGTATATGAGGATATTAGTGTGTCACAGCTCGCTGAAGACGTAATGAGTCACTTCCAGCTGGTGGCTGAGAAAAAAGGAATACAGCTGCTGATGAAGAAGGCACCTGACGCACCCGAAACGATGTGGTCTGACCCACAGCGTGTACAGCAAATTCTGCGTAATCTGATGTCCAATGCCATCAAGTTTACGCATAAGGGAGCCGTGCAGTTGACGGTGAGCACCGAACAGTCGGACGAGTCTGAAGGATCAGGAAAATGGTTGGTTTTCTCGGTCAAAGACACGGGAATTGGCATTCCTGAAGATAAGCACCACTCCATTTTCGAAGCTTTCCAGCAAGCTGACGGATCGATTAGTCGCAAATTTGGCGGCACAGGACTTGGCCTGTCCATCAGCCGGGATTTGGCGCGTTTACTGAATGGCTCGATCCGTCTTGAAAGTGTTGAAGGCGAGGGAAGTACCTTCCGGCTCTACCTTCCGCTAAACCATGAAAAAATGAGTTGA
- a CDS encoding HD-GYP domain-containing protein, which yields MEVYRSFIFRLVRNYLVGSLAAVFVVGTVVMVSTLQIPNIEYVRLILIVFISLLFMLVAEGIAFRVQLRPIRQFFAQERHERAELSQMYEVIHHFPGRTIYRIMGPHLLGFSLPAAGLTLWMLTVGWLDFPTNYVAVAAACAMLIAIMHALIEYFLTVRAIRPLLMEARRRGKQQYGTEPSLGGRVLVSIQRKFQLSTALIGLFPLCLFFLATFIRLQYMDQEFAKEYILWGIIVVVLGAGFALVGSWLLIRDVRDPVAELTKEMNRIQEGDLGRRAPDLYADEFSALISGFNMMINRLEMRQERNRQLLQSYFSMLAAALDARDKYTAGHSMRVAEYSLMIGKLSGMSEEQADLLYKSALLHDIGKIGVPDEVLLKDGKLSEEEFAIIQTHPVLGESILLQIEPMDAMADFLPGVRSHHERYDGKGYPDGKAGLDIPLFGRIIAVADAFDAMTSDRPYRNGMSHEKALSILEEGKGTQWDPYFAGLFIEEWRRKEHLHGSSERGVS from the coding sequence GTGGAGGTATACCGTTCATTTATCTTTCGTCTGGTGCGCAATTATCTGGTAGGCTCACTCGCGGCTGTCTTTGTTGTTGGTACTGTGGTGATGGTCTCTACGCTGCAAATACCAAATATTGAATATGTGCGTTTGATTCTGATTGTGTTCATTTCCCTTTTGTTTATGCTCGTTGCCGAAGGCATTGCCTTCCGGGTTCAGCTTAGGCCAATTAGGCAATTTTTCGCTCAAGAGCGTCACGAGCGGGCTGAATTGAGCCAAATGTATGAGGTTATTCACCATTTTCCGGGGCGAACCATCTACCGGATCATGGGACCGCATCTGCTGGGATTTTCATTGCCGGCTGCCGGGTTAACCCTATGGATGCTTACAGTGGGTTGGTTGGACTTCCCAACAAACTATGTTGCTGTAGCAGCGGCTTGTGCCATGTTGATTGCCATCATGCATGCGTTAATTGAATATTTCCTGACCGTTCGGGCGATCAGACCACTTCTGATGGAGGCCCGCCGCCGAGGTAAACAGCAGTATGGCACCGAGCCGTCATTGGGAGGACGTGTGCTGGTATCCATTCAGCGGAAATTTCAGCTGAGCACAGCCCTCATTGGACTATTTCCACTGTGTTTATTTTTCCTGGCTACGTTTATCAGGCTTCAGTATATGGATCAGGAATTTGCGAAAGAGTATATCCTGTGGGGAATCATCGTTGTCGTGCTGGGGGCGGGCTTTGCCCTGGTAGGCAGCTGGTTGCTGATCCGGGATGTGCGTGATCCGGTCGCAGAATTAACAAAAGAGATGAACCGAATTCAGGAAGGGGACCTGGGCAGAAGAGCACCCGACCTTTATGCGGATGAATTTTCGGCACTTATTTCCGGGTTTAACATGATGATCAACCGGCTGGAGATGAGGCAGGAACGTAATCGGCAGCTGCTGCAGAGTTATTTCTCCATGCTGGCTGCTGCACTGGATGCGAGGGATAAATACACGGCCGGACATTCCATGCGGGTGGCCGAGTACTCGCTCATGATCGGCAAACTGAGTGGCATGAGTGAGGAACAAGCGGATTTGCTGTACAAATCTGCACTTCTTCATGATATTGGCAAAATCGGGGTGCCTGATGAGGTTCTGCTCAAGGACGGCAAACTGAGTGAGGAAGAATTCGCTATCATTCAGACCCATCCGGTTCTGGGCGAGAGCATTTTGTTGCAGATCGAACCCATGGATGCCATGGCAGACTTTTTGCCGGGTGTGAGGTCTCATCATGAACGTTACGATGGAAAAGGGTATCCGGATGGCAAAGCAGGCCTGGATATTCCGCTCTTCGGGCGGATTATTGCAGTTGCTGATGCCTTTGATGCCATGACCTCCGATCGTCCGTATCGAAACGGCATGAGTCATGAGAAAGCGCTATCCATCCTGGAAGAAGGAAAAGGGACCCAGTGGGACCCTTATTTTGCAGGCTTGTTTATAGAAGAGTGGAGAAGGAAAGAGCACCTCCATGGTTCGTCGGAGCGAGGGGTCAGTTGA
- a CDS encoding ribonucleoside-diphosphate reductase subunit alpha yields MPQVVIKPNNRQLAFDDMRISVYADRILEGLDMLDKERLVRGVNSKLRRDEVTGDEISNAFMMSALELVTKEEPNWKFAAARSLLTSLYKKAATNRRYKSYPDEPYGAFHPLLVDLVKKGIYREELLECYTKEQIDELAECIDYRNDLLFDYIGLLTLAERYLAHDFDGKVMELPQERYMVIAMYLMHQEPAENRMHLVKEAYWAMSNMYMTAATPTMSNAGKKVAGQLSSCFIDTVDDSLEGIFDSNTDVARLSKMGGGIGVYLGKVRARGSDIRGHKNTSSGVIPWIRQLNNTAVSVDQLGTRKGAIAVYLDVFHKDILAFLDLKLNNGDERMRAHDVFHGVCLPDLFMERVASRGEWSLFCPHETKKVMGWKDENGRALGLEDFYDESFGEGTFREKYEEAVNHPLLSRITVQAIDIMKRVMKSQLETGTPYMFYRDTVNRSNPNSAHGMVYSSNLCTEIMQNQSATVVEKEELVTKDGQTRIVISKVPGDFVVCNLNSIHLARAVPHNVLERLVPIQVRMLDNVIDINNIEVLQAQYTNSQYRAVGLGTFGLHHLLALEGIRWESDEAVTYNDNLYEKINYLLVKASMELSKEKGHYPKFKGSDWESGKYFEQRDYTTGERVGEFVTTEQWKELQAEVQQNGVRNAWLFAIAPNGSTSIIAGSTASIDPLYELLSYEEKTTYKIANPAPDLSDKTIWYYKTAFLVDQHASINMASARQRHVDQGQSFNLYVRPDIKATEFLELHLHAWRAGLKSTYYVRSRALTIEECDSCAS; encoded by the coding sequence ATGCCACAAGTTGTGATCAAGCCGAACAACCGCCAGCTTGCCTTTGATGATATGCGCATCTCGGTATATGCCGACCGTATTCTGGAAGGACTGGACATGCTGGACAAGGAACGTTTGGTACGCGGGGTTAACAGCAAACTTCGTCGGGACGAAGTAACCGGAGACGAGATCAGTAACGCTTTTATGATGAGCGCACTGGAACTGGTAACCAAAGAGGAGCCAAACTGGAAATTTGCGGCGGCCCGCTCCCTGCTCACTTCCCTTTACAAAAAAGCGGCTACCAACCGTAGATATAAATCTTATCCGGACGAGCCTTACGGTGCATTCCACCCTCTCCTTGTAGACCTCGTGAAAAAAGGCATCTACCGTGAAGAACTATTGGAATGCTACACCAAAGAACAAATTGACGAACTGGCGGAATGCATTGATTACCGTAACGATTTGCTCTTTGATTACATCGGCTTGCTCACACTGGCAGAACGCTACCTCGCACACGACTTTGACGGCAAAGTAATGGAGCTGCCTCAAGAGCGCTACATGGTTATCGCCATGTACCTGATGCACCAGGAGCCTGCTGAGAACCGTATGCATCTGGTTAAGGAAGCCTATTGGGCAATGAGCAACATGTATATGACGGCTGCAACGCCAACCATGTCCAATGCAGGTAAAAAAGTGGCTGGACAACTCTCCAGCTGCTTCATCGATACGGTGGACGACTCGCTTGAAGGTATCTTCGATTCCAATACGGATGTAGCTAGACTTAGCAAAATGGGCGGCGGTATCGGTGTTTACCTCGGTAAAGTCAGAGCCCGTGGTTCGGATATCCGTGGTCATAAAAACACAAGCTCCGGCGTAATCCCTTGGATTCGTCAATTGAATAATACAGCAGTTAGCGTAGACCAGCTGGGAACACGCAAGGGTGCAATTGCCGTTTATCTGGACGTCTTCCACAAAGACATTCTGGCCTTCCTGGATCTGAAGCTGAACAACGGTGACGAGCGGATGCGTGCGCATGACGTATTCCACGGCGTATGTCTGCCTGACCTGTTCATGGAGCGCGTAGCGAGCCGCGGCGAGTGGAGCCTGTTCTGCCCGCATGAAACGAAAAAGGTTATGGGCTGGAAAGACGAAAATGGCCGCGCACTCGGCTTGGAGGATTTCTATGACGAATCCTTCGGCGAAGGCACATTCCGCGAAAAGTATGAAGAAGCGGTAAACCACCCGCTGTTGTCCCGTATTACCGTACAAGCCATCGACATTATGAAACGCGTAATGAAGTCACAACTCGAAACAGGTACGCCTTATATGTTCTATCGCGATACGGTTAACCGTTCTAATCCGAACAGTGCCCATGGCATGGTGTACTCTTCCAACCTCTGTACCGAAATCATGCAGAACCAGTCTGCAACGGTAGTAGAAAAGGAAGAACTCGTAACCAAGGATGGACAAACACGCATCGTGATTTCCAAAGTACCTGGCGACTTCGTGGTCTGCAACCTGAACTCCATTCACTTGGCACGTGCCGTGCCTCATAACGTACTGGAGCGTCTGGTACCTATCCAGGTCCGTATGCTGGACAACGTTATTGACATCAACAACATTGAAGTACTGCAAGCCCAATATACCAACAGCCAATATCGTGCCGTAGGTTTGGGTACATTTGGACTTCATCACCTGCTTGCCCTTGAAGGCATCCGTTGGGAGTCCGATGAGGCTGTAACCTATAATGATAACCTGTACGAAAAAATCAATTATCTGCTCGTCAAAGCCAGCATGGAACTGTCCAAGGAAAAAGGACACTATCCGAAGTTCAAAGGTTCCGACTGGGAGAGCGGCAAGTACTTCGAGCAGCGGGATTACACGACGGGTGAGCGCGTAGGCGAATTCGTAACAACCGAACAATGGAAAGAGCTGCAAGCTGAAGTTCAGCAAAACGGTGTACGTAACGCCTGGTTGTTCGCGATCGCACCAAATGGTTCAACATCCATTATTGCCGGATCTACTGCTAGTATCGACCCGCTCTATGAATTATTGTCCTATGAAGAGAAAACAACGTACAAGATTGCCAACCCGGCACCGGACCTGTCGGACAAAACTATCTGGTACTACAAAACAGCCTTCCTGGTGGATCAGCATGCTTCCATCAACATGGCTTCAGCCCGTCAACGTCACGTCGATCAGGGACAAAGCTTCAACCTGTATGTTCGTCCTGATATCAAAGCAACGGAGTTCCTTGAACTGCATCTGCATGCCTGGAGAGCAGGTCTGAAATCGACCTATTATGTTCGCAGCCGTGCATTGACGATTGAAGAATGTGACTCCTGCGCAAGCTGA
- a CDS encoding MTH1187 family thiamine-binding protein — MAIAEVTVIPIGTGTTSLSSYVADMQAVLENQRGITYQLTSMSTIIEGPLNEVFTAIAALHEAPFLSGAQRVSTSVKIDDRRDKPDASSIQKLQSVQDKLASREVRPN, encoded by the coding sequence ATGGCAATAGCAGAAGTGACCGTAATTCCAATTGGAACAGGAACGACCAGTCTGAGCAGTTATGTGGCCGACATGCAGGCCGTATTGGAAAACCAGCGTGGCATTACATATCAGCTGACTTCAATGAGCACCATTATCGAAGGGCCGTTGAATGAGGTCTTCACGGCCATAGCGGCTCTGCATGAAGCACCGTTTTTATCGGGAGCCCAGCGGGTCTCTACATCCGTTAAGATTGACGATCGGCGGGATAAACCGGATGCCTCCAGCATACAGAAGCTGCAATCCGTTCAGGATAAGCTGGCATCCCGTGAGGTACGTCCGAATTAG
- a CDS encoding PsbP-related protein has protein sequence MKKLITILAVTALLSACGNSETSKTAETQTSETTSATETVSTEAKTTKYTTYSGEGFAFSYPDYWKSVDTSQMNAAVKAAFSDQSTSSQFADNINFTIESNPSGSINPEEFANNVVDYYTQNGESIGVSNYKKVSYTNKPYKEYNAGVLEGNYTHTSGTDIVLIQYMIPTNSELYTMTITSSKDSYNQDTVNEIINSLSISAPLEQTAGSTVSESTVAQSTAADFFNDLTPFLTDNTAVLDQTSYDFIADNNDLFPASTADLRKKAKGLVNSKITTRHLNKNVANYYEDFVKVSGQVIQVEEDSSLGSTFSVVLVMDDNGNYVTALYPATTGDLLDGDYATVIGAPIANYSFQNVGGGFTNSTLIGASLVIAE, from the coding sequence ATGAAAAAACTTATCACGATTCTGGCAGTGACTGCATTGCTTAGTGCTTGCGGTAATTCAGAAACATCCAAAACAGCAGAAACACAAACTTCAGAAACAACAAGTGCAACTGAAACGGTCTCTACCGAGGCTAAGACTACCAAATACACTACATACAGTGGCGAAGGCTTCGCATTTTCCTATCCGGATTATTGGAAAAGCGTAGATACAAGTCAAATGAATGCAGCAGTTAAAGCAGCATTTTCAGACCAGTCAACGTCATCACAATTCGCAGATAACATTAATTTCACCATTGAATCCAACCCAAGTGGTTCAATTAATCCTGAAGAGTTTGCCAATAATGTTGTGGACTATTACACACAAAATGGTGAATCTATCGGTGTTTCCAATTACAAGAAAGTTAGTTATACGAATAAGCCCTACAAGGAGTATAACGCAGGTGTTTTGGAAGGAAACTACACACACACTTCCGGCACGGATATAGTTCTCATCCAATACATGATCCCGACTAACAGCGAACTCTACACCATGACCATAACGTCTTCCAAAGACTCCTATAATCAGGATACAGTTAACGAAATAATTAACTCCTTAAGTATCTCTGCTCCTTTGGAACAGACTGCTGGAAGCACAGTTTCTGAAAGTACTGTTGCTCAAAGTACAGCTGCCGATTTCTTCAATGATTTAACACCATTTCTCACAGATAACACAGCTGTATTAGATCAGACTTCTTATGATTTCATTGCTGATAATAACGATTTGTTCCCTGCCAGTACAGCGGATCTTCGCAAAAAGGCAAAAGGTCTTGTTAACTCCAAAATTACGACCAGACATCTGAATAAAAATGTGGCTAACTATTATGAGGATTTTGTGAAAGTCAGCGGACAAGTAATTCAGGTTGAAGAAGACAGCTCTCTAGGATCTACTTTTTCAGTTGTTCTTGTTATGGATGATAACGGTAACTATGTTACTGCACTATACCCAGCAACGACTGGAGATCTGCTTGATGGAGATTACGCTACCGTAATTGGTGCACCTATTGCCAACTACTCTTTCCAAAATGTCGGAGGCGGTTTTACAAATTCCACGTTGATTGGAGCCTCTTTGGTTATCGCCGAATAA
- a CDS encoding sporulation protein YjcZ — MSGVVGGYGGAWTSTGAILVLFILLVIITKSFWV, encoded by the coding sequence ATGAGTGGAGTTGTAGGTGGATACGGCGGAGCATGGACATCGACTGGTGCCATTTTGGTTCTCTTCATCTTGTTGGTCATCATCACTAAATCTTTCTGGGTATAA
- a CDS encoding helix-turn-helix domain-containing protein, with protein sequence MPTLGERIKHLREMKGYSQKELSEKTDLTIVQLSRYETNHRKPDPEALCRLVMTLGTSADYLIGLSPESSLASPIRNLNQESTSYLDHPVHGSFLKNFLNAPDQLKNETLQFFNFIMSNYESSTLEQRKHKMT encoded by the coding sequence ATGCCTACTTTGGGTGAGCGCATTAAACATTTAAGAGAAATGAAGGGGTATTCACAGAAGGAATTGTCAGAAAAAACGGATCTCACAATAGTTCAATTGTCCCGATATGAAACTAATCACAGAAAACCTGATCCTGAAGCTTTATGTCGCTTAGTAATGACGTTGGGTACCAGTGCAGATTATCTTATCGGTCTAAGTCCCGAGTCGTCATTAGCATCTCCGATCAGGAATCTGAATCAAGAATCAACTTCATATCTAGATCATCCCGTACATGGGAGTTTCTTAAAGAACTTTCTTAATGCACCTGATCAGCTTAAAAACGAAACCCTGCAATTTTTCAACTTTATTATGAGTAACTACGAGAGCTCAACTCTGGAGCAACGTAAACACAAGATGACTTAA
- a CDS encoding stalk domain-containing protein yields the protein MKMKKVILALSIGMLVGSSSMAVAATSQKVQATLANFKVIVNGQSKSVTSDQLLYKGNTYLQLREAAKILGYEVNYASATRSIQFSAKSQTQADWITLIDLSASNGYDVALKGDSADVYNVSKDLKTILSVNANGLKENEEKVVADPSGKTIRYKKLQGSLVLNRGDLKKAGLIK from the coding sequence ATGAAAATGAAAAAAGTTATTCTTGCTTTATCTATAGGAATGTTGGTTGGTTCTTCTTCCATGGCTGTAGCTGCAACTTCCCAAAAAGTGCAAGCCACATTGGCGAACTTTAAAGTTATTGTTAACGGCCAGTCCAAATCTGTAACATCGGATCAATTACTTTATAAAGGCAATACATACCTACAACTTCGTGAAGCTGCCAAAATTCTTGGCTATGAAGTAAATTACGCAAGTGCGACCCGCTCTATCCAGTTTTCTGCAAAGAGCCAAACACAAGCAGACTGGATTACTCTAATTGATTTATCTGCCTCTAATGGATATGACGTTGCGCTCAAGGGAGACTCAGCGGATGTTTATAACGTTTCAAAAGATCTCAAAACCATCCTGAGTGTCAATGCAAATGGTCTTAAGGAAAACGAGGAAAAAGTGGTGGCAGATCCATCAGGTAAAACGATTCGTTACAAAAAACTGCAGGGTTCTCTGGTATTGAATCGCGGAGATCTGAAAAAAGCTGGTTTGATCAAATAA